The Desulfoplanes formicivorans genomic sequence AACTGCTCGTGAAGCACCTTGACCACCGGGGCCAGGCCATTGGTTGTACACGATGCATTGGAAACAATGTGATGTTTTTGAGGATTGTACATTTCCTCGTTAACGCCCATGACCAGTGTCAGATCCTCTCCCTTGGCCGGAGCGGAAATGATCACCTTTTTGGCGCCGGCATCCAGATGCGCCCGGGCCTTTTCCCCGGTCCTGAAGATGCCCGTGGATTCGATGACAATATCAACGCCCAGTTCCTTCCAGGGCAGGTCGGCAGGATCACGCTGGGCCAAATTAACGATCCGCCACTGTCCGTCAATGACAATGGTGTCCCCTTCCACGTTCACCTTGGCGGGGAAACGACCATAGCTGGTATCATGCTGCAAAAGATGGGCATTGGTCCTGATATCGAAGAGGTCGTTGACCGCAACGATCTCCATGTCGTCCCGGTATTGTTCCCAAATGGTTTTGACCACCTGTCTGCCGATGCGCCCAAAACCGTTGATTCCTATTTTTATGGTATTCATGATGACTGGCTCCCTGATGTGCATTTCCGTTCACCGGATATGATATATTGATGACCTCAGATCCGATGTGATGCGGTAGCAAAAGATATAATTGACTGTCAGGTCTGTATTAGTCCTCAAAGACCTGGTACTGATAGGCCTTGACCAGTTCGACATGCTTGCGAAGCTGTTCGTGCATGCGCGCATTTTGAATGGCCAAAGCGCTCAAATGAGCAATGGCCATGGCAAAATCCTGTTCTTCCTGCGTGAAGACACGCTTGTGGGCATCGTAGACGCGCAGCACACCGATGGTTCTGTCATCCCCGGTGGTCAGGGGAAGGATGAGGATGGAACCAAGTCCCTCTTCCCGAGCCTTGCCCGGATACTGAAATCGGGGGTCTGACCCCGGATCTTCAATGGTCACGGCATGGCCCGTCAAAACTTCCTGATCCACCTTGCTGCTGCCGACCAGAACCGGCCCCTTGCGCAAATAGCACTGACTCAAACCGAAACAGGCCTTGGGCAAAAGCACATCGCCCTTGTTGCCCAGCAGCCGGATGGTGCACCCTTTGGCCTCCATGGCCAGGGTTGTTTCCTTGACAATGTGCTCAAGAACCTCATCGGGATCCAGACTCGAGTTGATCACCCGAGCCACCTTGTAAAACGTTCCAAAATAGGTCTTGTCTTTCTCGCTCATGGTAATGACTCCATGGTTATAGACAGATCAGTATGGGGATTCCCCTCAGGCACGAGGCAGAACCCCTGAACACGACGCCTCACAGCCCGGGACACGGAGATACGGGGATGACATGCAGTGCCCCCAGATCACAGGGGCAGACTGACAGCCCAACCAGCTCATATCTCCTCGAAAAATTCCTGCTTTTTCTTGGCTCCGACCTCTTCAAGACGATTGAGGGTCTTTTGGAGGCAGGCAAACACATTATCACGATTGTCGCCGGCAACAACAAGGAGCATTACCGGATCGCCAATACCAAGCACCTTGCCAGCATTGAACCAGAGTTTGATGTCAACTATCCCGGGTTCAGCCAGACCTTCTTCAATAACGGCTTTACATTTGACATCATCCACATCAACGCGAAAGCCGGTCACCTGGCGGCCGTTTCTGGAAAGCCGCCGTACATATCCCGAATGGGACAAAACCATGCCCACGTCTTCAAAACGGGGGTGCTGCTTGATTTCTTCGATCAAAGCTGTCAGATCCATGGTCAACTCCTCATGCTTGGTGCGTTCACAATATGACAAAGATTCCCGCCACCGCGCTTCTGTCGGCCAGCCGTCCCGGATTTTTGTCACGCTGTCCGGGACCACAACGGGAAATGCAATCATAGATGGCTCTTTGCCCCATGACAACTCTCTTTTTGCCGGTTGCAAGGCGGGGCATTTTCAAAACCCATGCAAAAAGCCCATCTGCCCACTTTCTTCTTGACAAAACAGGGTAGGGAAAAATAGTTTGCTCGATTTCGGTTGCAGCACACAAGCAATGTTCGCCTTGGGGACATGTAACAAAGACTGGCCGCACCCCGAGGCCCAACGTGCGGCATATATTTTTCAAGGATCAGGAGGAATATCCCATGGCAAGCAATTATTTCGAAGGCGCTGTCAAAACGGAAGAAGGACTGCAGTTCAAAGGCTTTACCCTGCAAACCATTGCCGACAAGTGCAATGGATGTGATCGGATTGCCGAGTTCGAAGGCGAAAAATACTGCATGAGTTACCCGGAACCGGCCAGAAAATGGGCTCACGGAGCCTGCAACTTTGCCACGCACGTCAAGGCCAGCGTGGACAAGGCCGGCAAGGTCAAGATCAACCCGCTGAAGGCTTCCAAAAGGGCAGCCCGCAACAGATAAGGGCACTCAGGTCGCAATCAAATCCGGCAGGGTGTCCCTGCCGGATTTTTCTTGGGCAATGCATTGTGCCCTTTGTGCATGTTTTTTATCAAGCGAGGTCAGACCATGCTCCAATCCGTTATCGATCATCTGTCCCTTGCTGCCGAGGACGTGGTTTCCCTGCAACGCGATCTTGTGGCCCTTCCTGCTCTCGGGCCCATCAACGGAGGCCAGGGGGAAAAGGACAAGGCAGACTATCTTTTGGGTTATCTCACGCGCATCGGGCTTACGGACGTCCAGGAAATCAAGGTGCCGGACAATCGGGTTCCCTGCGGATACCGGCCCAACATTGTGGCCAGGATCCCCGGCCAGGATACTTCCAGGACCCTGTGGATCATGAGCCACATGGACGTGGTTCCTGCCGGAGACGAATCCCTTTGGAACACCCCGCCTTTTGAGCTGCACCGGGATGGCGATCTCATTTTTGGACGGGGTGTCGAAGACAATCATCAGGGTCTGGTATCTTCCCTCCTGCTGGCCAAGGCACTTCTGGAAACCAACACCACCCCGGCCATCAATCTGGGGCTGGCCTTTGTGGCTGACGAAGAAACAGGCAGCGGTTACGGACTGGGAGCCCTGGTCGAGGACCATGGTCATCTCTTTGGCCCTGAAGACCTTTTTCTCATTCCGGATGGGGGAGCCCCCCAATCGGACCTCATTGAAATTGCGGAAAAAAGCCAGCTTTGGGTCAAGGCCACCGTGACCGGGAAACAATGCCATGCCTCAAGACCCCACCACGGCATAAACAGTTTGCGCGGGGTTGCCGCCCTGATTCTGGAGCTGGATCAGCTTCATGAGCTGTTTCCGGACAATGACCCCTTGTTTTCCCCTCCCATTTCCACCTTCACCCCGACCAAAAAAGAGGCCAATGTGGACAATATCAACACCATGCCCGGACGGGACGTGGTGTATATTGATTCACGCATCCTGCCGGGAATTGCCATTGACGACGTGCTTGCGGCCATGCAGCGCATCGGGGATCAGGTGGCTGACCAGTATGCCGTGTCGGTTGCATTCCAGGTGGTGCAGCGCGAAGACGCGGCTCCGATCACGCATCCCGAAAGCGATATTGTCACCAGGCTCAAAAAGGCCATCAAGCAGATCTACCAGGTGGAAGCCAAACCCCAGGGGATCGGCGGAGGAACCGTGGCCGCGTTTTTACGCCGCAAGGGCTATGACGCTGTTGTCTGGAGCACCCTCATGAATTTTGCCCATCAGCCCAACGAACAGGCCTCCATTTCCCATACTCTCAAGGACGCACAGGTCATGGCCTGTCTTCTTGCCTAGAACCATGAAACCCTTGCCGCCAGAGACCTTTGACCTCATTGTGGTGGGCGCCGGCCATGCCGGATGCGAAGCGGCCATGGCTGCCTCACGTCTTGGTCTTGTCACCCTCCTGCTGACCAACAACATCGACCGCATCGGCCATCTCTCGTGCAATCCGGCCATTGGCGGGTTGGCCAAGGGTCATATGGTCAGGGAGCTGGACGCCATGGGCTCCATGATGGGTATGTGGGCGGATCAGGCCGGCATCCAATTCAGGATTCTCAATACCCGCAAGGGCCCTGCCGTACGCGCCACCCGTG encodes the following:
- the gap gene encoding type I glyceraldehyde-3-phosphate dehydrogenase — protein: MNTIKIGINGFGRIGRQVVKTIWEQYRDDMEIVAVNDLFDIRTNAHLLQHDTSYGRFPAKVNVEGDTIVIDGQWRIVNLAQRDPADLPWKELGVDIVIESTGIFRTGEKARAHLDAGAKKVIISAPAKGEDLTLVMGVNEEMYNPQKHHIVSNASCTTNGLAPVVKVLHEQFGILKAVMTTIHSYTNDQRILDLPHKDLRRARAAACNMIPTTTGAAKAVALVIPELEGRFDGFSVRVPTPTVSLIDLVAVLQKETTTQEVRKVLHEAAAGSLKGILGYTDEPLVSSDYKGDPRSGIVEQDFTTVQSGNLLKTLIWYDNEWGYSCRVADLAHFMAQKGM
- a CDS encoding M20 family metallo-hydrolase codes for the protein MLQSVIDHLSLAAEDVVSLQRDLVALPALGPINGGQGEKDKADYLLGYLTRIGLTDVQEIKVPDNRVPCGYRPNIVARIPGQDTSRTLWIMSHMDVVPAGDESLWNTPPFELHRDGDLIFGRGVEDNHQGLVSSLLLAKALLETNTTPAINLGLAFVADEETGSGYGLGALVEDHGHLFGPEDLFLIPDGGAPQSDLIEIAEKSQLWVKATVTGKQCHASRPHHGINSLRGVAALILELDQLHELFPDNDPLFSPPISTFTPTKKEANVDNINTMPGRDVVYIDSRILPGIAIDDVLAAMQRIGDQVADQYAVSVAFQVVQREDAAPITHPESDIVTRLKKAIKQIYQVEAKPQGIGGGTVAAFLRRKGYDAVVWSTLMNFAHQPNEQASISHTLKDAQVMACLLA
- a CDS encoding molybdenum cofactor biosynthesis protein MoaE → MIAFPVVVPDSVTKIRDGWPTEARWRESLSYCERTKHEELTMDLTALIEEIKQHPRFEDVGMVLSHSGYVRRLSRNGRQVTGFRVDVDDVKCKAVIEEGLAEPGIVDIKLWFNAGKVLGIGDPVMLLVVAGDNRDNVFACLQKTLNRLEEVGAKKKQEFFEEI
- a CDS encoding GAF domain-containing protein; the protein is MSEKDKTYFGTFYKVARVINSSLDPDEVLEHIVKETTLAMEAKGCTIRLLGNKGDVLLPKACFGLSQCYLRKGPVLVGSSKVDQEVLTGHAVTIEDPGSDPRFQYPGKAREEGLGSILILPLTTGDDRTIGVLRVYDAHKRVFTQEEQDFAMAIAHLSALAIQNARMHEQLRKHVELVKAYQYQVFED
- a CDS encoding PxxKW family cysteine-rich protein is translated as MASNYFEGAVKTEEGLQFKGFTLQTIADKCNGCDRIAEFEGEKYCMSYPEPARKWAHGACNFATHVKASVDKAGKVKINPLKASKRAARNR